The DNA segment TCATCGCCTCGTTCGGAATATCTAAATTTTCAGCTTTGGCCTTCTTCCGCAAAATTGCGATCCGAGTCTCTAGGTCTGGGGGCTGGATATCCGTAATTAATCCCCATTCGAAACGTGATCTTAGCCGTTCTTCCAACGTAGGAATTTCCTTCGGTGGCCGGTCACTGGAGATAATAATTTGCTTTCTCTCCTCATGAAGCGCATTGAAGGTATGGAAAAACTCCTCCTGCGTGGATTCTTTACCCGCCAAAAATTGAATGTCATCAATGAGCAAAATATCGATGTTTCGATATTTGTTCCGGAAACTCTCCGCCCTGTTGTCCCGGATCGAGTTGATGAATTCATTCGTGAACTTCTCGGAAGATATATATACCACTTTGCTGCTTGGACTATGCTCCAAAATATAGTGGCCAATCGCATGCATCAAGTGAGTTTTGCCGAGACCAACGCCCCCATATAGGAATAACGGGTTATAAGCGCGGGCTGGCGCCTCAGCAACGGCAAGAGAAGCCGCATGAGCAAATCGATTGCCCGATCCGATGACGAATGTGTCGAACGTGTATTTCGGATTAAGCATATGGGAGATCGGTTCCTCAATCGCAACCGGAGTCGGCGCTTCCTTTTGCTTCTGGGTCTGCTCGGCTGGAGCCGATTCTTCAATGACAAAAGAGACATCGACCTGTTTGTCGAGATATTCATATACAGTTGTAGCTACCAGTTTGGTATACCGGCTCTCCAGCCATTCGACAGCAAATGTAGTGGGGGCAGATATGACGATTGAATCGTCGGTTAGAGATACTACTTTTGTTGCCTTAAACCAGGTGTCGAAGCTCGGTTTACTCAGCTTGGTATTAATGATGGATAAGATATGCTGCCATATTTCGGAGGTATGGCTGTCCACAGACTGTCACTCCTTTTAAATCATACATTTGTGGCTTGAGCCATGCAGAACGGGTCAAAAAAAGCAAAAATAAAGGGGAGTCTTATCCCCATTAGTCAGAAGCCTATAATAATTATAAACGTGGATAATTTAAAATTGTTCACAATGTTATCCACAGGTTGTTGATAATTATGTTATTAAC comes from the Paenibacillus lentus genome and includes:
- the dnaA gene encoding chromosomal replication initiator protein DnaA, with the protein product MDSHTSEIWQHILSIINTKLSKPSFDTWFKATKVVSLTDDSIVISAPTTFAVEWLESRYTKLVATTVYEYLDKQVDVSFVIEESAPAEQTQKQKEAPTPVAIEEPISHMLNPKYTFDTFVIGSGNRFAHAASLAVAEAPARAYNPLFLYGGVGLGKTHLMHAIGHYILEHSPSSKVVYISSEKFTNEFINSIRDNRAESFRNKYRNIDILLIDDIQFLAGKESTQEEFFHTFNALHEERKQIIISSDRPPKEIPTLEERLRSRFEWGLITDIQPPDLETRIAILRKKAKAENLDIPNEAMMYIANQIDTNIRELEGALIRVVAYSSLINQDITTHLAAEALKDIIPSSRPKMITIQDIQQKVGEYYNLKIEDFKARKRTKAIAFPRQIAMYLSRELTDFSLPKIGDAFGGRDHTTVIHAHDKISQALKNDQELYKVVNNLIEKIKNLS